CATTCTCGCCGCCGTCCAGCGTCTTTGCCGGGACGAAAAGCTCGCGCCCGAAAAGACCGTTTTCGTATCCGGCATCGGATGTTCGAGCCGTCTGCCGCATTATATGAACACATACGGCTTTCACGGCATTCACGGCCGGGCGCTGCCGGTTGCCGAAGGCGTCAAACTCGCGCGGCCCGACCTGACGGTTTTCGTCAATACGGGCGACGGCGACTGCTGCTCGATCGGCGCGGCGCACTGGATCCACGCCGTTCGGTACAATATGAATATGACGATGATGCTGCACGACAATCAGATCTACGGTCTGACGAAGATGCAGGCGTCGCCGACTTCCCCGCTCGGACTCAAGAGCAACACGACGCCGCACGGCAGTTATCTCGACGCGCTGAACCCCCTGACGGTGACGCTCGGAATCTCAAACGTCTCGTTCGTCGCGCAGGTCGTCGACTGGATCCCCGAACTGCTCTACCAGACGCTTTCGGCGGCTTATCACCACAAGGGATTCTCGTTCGTCCGCATCGTCCAGCGCTGTCCCGAATGGCTGCCGAAACTGATGGATCCGTGGCTTCACGATCCCGAACGAATTCTGCTTCTCCATCACGACGACGGGCTTTCGGTGAGCACCGAACTGACGCGCACGTACCGGAAAATAGAGGAACACGACCCGTCGGATATGAATCGTGCGAGAGAGATCGCCTCGTCGTTCGATCCGATCCCGGTCGGGATTCTTTACCGGAACGAAGACGTTCCGTGTTACGAGGATCTTCGCCACGATACGCGTTTGCGGACGACGGGTCTGATTCAGAAAGGACTCGAAGCCGAATTCGACAAGTTCACCGTCTGGCCTGAAACGGCCCGCGCTTAAGGAGCAAGAATGGACGCCAGACTCCAACACCAGATCGCTTTTTACCTGAC
The DNA window shown above is from Acidobacteriota bacterium and carries:
- a CDS encoding 2-oxoglutarate oxidoreductase; translation: MKSVPETANECLLRLYDQQHEIEDYQKGVPRWCSGCGDNAILAAVQRLCRDEKLAPEKTVFVSGIGCSSRLPHYMNTYGFHGIHGRALPVAEGVKLARPDLTVFVNTGDGDCCSIGAAHWIHAVRYNMNMTMMLHDNQIYGLTKMQASPTSPLGLKSNTTPHGSYLDALNPLTVTLGISNVSFVAQVVDWIPELLYQTLSAAYHHKGFSFVRIVQRCPEWLPKLMDPWLHDPERILLLHHDDGLSVSTELTRTYRKIEEHDPSDMNRAREIASSFDPIPVGILYRNEDVPCYEDLRHDTRLRTTGLIQKGLEAEFDKFTVWPETARA